In Providencia sneebia DSM 19967, one DNA window encodes the following:
- the pta gene encoding phosphate acetyltransferase: MLIPTGTSVGLTSVSLGVVRSMEQKGVQLSVFKPIAQPRISGNKDQTTTVLRSHSSITKIVEPLEMEYVESLLTSSKKDVLMEEIVARYHEQTKNAEVVLIEGLVPTRKHSFAQSLNYDIAKTLGAEIVFVTAPGNSSISQVRERLELVRNEFGGPRNKNIIGVIVNKVNAPVDEQGRTRPDLSEIFDESTKATIANITPKDLECLSLPVLASIPWNFDLIATRAIDMAKHLNAEIINEGEINTRRVKSVTFCARSIPHMLEHFRPGSLLVTSADRPDVLVSASLAAMNGVEIGAILLTGGYHIDAPIRKLCEQAFETGLPVFMVSSNTWQTSLNLQSFSLEVPADDHERIEKIQNYVARHISSSWIESLVADSERPNRLSPPAFRYQLTELARKAGKRIVLPEGDEPRTVKAASICAERGIATCVLLGNPDDIRRVASAQGIELGTGIEIVDPIKVREEYVARLVELRKSKGMTEVVAREQLEDNVVLGTLMLEKGEVDGLVSGAVHTTANTIRPPLQLIKTAPGSSLVSSVFFMLLPEQVFVYGDCAINPDPTAEQLSEIAIQSADSAKAFGIDPRVAMISYSTGNSGAGSDVEKVREATRLAQEKRPDLIIDGPLQYDAAVMADVAKSKAPNSPVAGKATVFIFPDLNTGNTTYKAVQRSADLVSIGPMLQGMRKPVNDLSRGALVDDIVYTVALTAIQAAQNDNA, encoded by the coding sequence ATGTTAATACCTACTGGCACAAGCGTTGGTTTAACCAGCGTCAGCTTAGGTGTCGTTCGCTCAATGGAACAAAAAGGTGTCCAATTAAGCGTATTTAAGCCTATCGCTCAGCCACGTATTTCCGGTAACAAAGATCAAACTACCACTGTTTTACGCTCCCACTCCAGCATCACCAAAATCGTCGAACCATTAGAAATGGAATATGTTGAGTCACTCTTGACCTCTTCAAAAAAAGACGTATTGATGGAAGAAATTGTTGCTCGTTATCATGAGCAAACAAAAAATGCAGAAGTTGTACTGATTGAAGGTTTAGTGCCAACTCGCAAGCACTCTTTTGCTCAATCACTAAACTATGATATTGCTAAAACTTTAGGTGCAGAGATTGTTTTTGTTACTGCTCCAGGCAATAGCTCTATTTCACAAGTTCGTGAACGTTTAGAGCTGGTCCGTAATGAATTTGGCGGGCCACGTAATAAAAATATTATTGGCGTGATCGTCAATAAAGTGAATGCGCCTGTTGATGAACAAGGTCGTACTCGCCCTGACTTATCTGAAATTTTTGATGAGTCAACTAAAGCGACAATTGCGAATATCACACCTAAAGATCTAGAGTGCCTAAGCCTTCCTGTGCTGGCTTCTATTCCTTGGAACTTTGATTTAATCGCAACTCGTGCCATTGATATGGCAAAACATTTGAATGCAGAAATTATTAACGAAGGTGAAATTAATACTCGCCGCGTTAAATCCGTCACTTTTTGTGCACGCAGCATTCCTCATATGCTTGAACATTTCCGTCCAGGCTCATTGCTGGTCACTTCAGCAGACCGCCCTGACGTATTAGTTTCTGCTTCTTTAGCCGCAATGAACGGCGTTGAAATTGGTGCAATCCTATTAACAGGTGGCTACCATATTGATGCACCTATCCGCAAACTTTGCGAACAAGCATTTGAAACTGGCTTACCCGTCTTTATGGTAAGCAGCAATACTTGGCAAACCTCATTGAATCTGCAAAGCTTCAGCCTCGAAGTTCCTGCTGATGACCATGAACGCATTGAAAAAATTCAAAACTATGTTGCTCGCCATATTAGCAGCAGCTGGATTGAATCTCTCGTTGCTGATTCAGAACGCCCTAACCGTTTGTCACCACCAGCATTCCGTTATCAATTAACAGAACTTGCTCGTAAAGCAGGTAAACGTATTGTTCTACCTGAAGGTGATGAGCCACGTACAGTTAAAGCTGCATCTATCTGTGCTGAACGCGGTATCGCAACTTGTGTGCTGTTAGGTAACCCAGACGATATTCGTCGTGTAGCTTCTGCACAAGGTATTGAACTTGGTACGGGTATTGAAATTGTTGACCCAATAAAAGTTCGCGAAGAATATGTTGCACGTCTTGTTGAATTACGTAAGAGCAAAGGCATGACAGAAGTTGTTGCTCGTGAACAACTTGAAGATAACGTGGTTCTTGGTACGTTAATGCTAGAAAAAGGTGAAGTTGATGGCCTAGTATCGGGTGCGGTACATACAACCGCAAATACTATCCGTCCACCTTTACAGCTGATTAAAACTGCACCAGGTAGCTCATTAGTTTCTTCAGTATTCTTTATGCTGCTTCCTGAGCAAGTCTTTGTTTATGGTGACTGTGCGATTAACCCAGATCCAACAGCTGAGCAACTGTCTGAAATTGCTATCCAATCAGCGGATTCAGCGAAAGCATTTGGTATTGATCCACGCGTTGCGATGATCTCTTACTCTACCGGTAACTCTGGTGCAGGTAGTGATGTTGAGAAAGTACGTGAAGCAACACGTTTAGCACAAGAAAAACGCCCTGACTTAATCATCGATGGTCCTTTGCAATATGATGCTGCGGTAATGGCTGATGTTGCTAAATCTAAAGCACCAAATTCACCAGTTGCTGGTAAAGCTACTGTGTTCATTTTCCCTGACTTGAACACCGGTAATACCACTTATAAAGCAGTACAGCGTTCAGCAGACTTAGTTTCTATCGGACCAATGCTGCAAGGTATGCGTAAACCAGTTAACGATTTATCTCGTGGCGCATTAGTTGATGATATCGTTTACACCGTTGCTCTAACTGCAATTCAAGCAGCTCAAAACGACAACGCGTAA
- the gss gene encoding bifunctional glutathionylspermidine amidase/synthase, protein MTLKDYEYEPFGALLGYAPGGVAIYSSDYDSLSDVEKENDFSFRSYIGNEYMGYKWQCVEFARRFLYLNHGVVFTDVGMAYEIFCLRFLRRVVDDELLPLKAFLNGSQAKPVEGGLLIWAEAGEFSKTGHIAVITQVFDDKIRIAEQNVIHHKLPIGQQWTRELPLNYEEGNYTIVDTFADTNILGWMLQTENDEYAYSEPSINPELLQIHAERLDNRVDFSQTWLDESNLIEKAYIQANHGCNLNKDPHEYFTISSTAENQLIQATNEVHLMYLHATEKVLKSDELLELFDIPKVLWPRIRLSWKNRRHDMITGRLDFCLDERGLKVYEYNADSASCHTEAGLIINKWAKVGQLEKGRDSSRYLTELLANSWKHSTAKPFIHIMQDVDSEEDYHSQFMAHAIIEAGFECKIIHGLDELIWNETGQVIDSEGRVLECVWKTWAWETALEQIRQECGGDYESSTLQICTGQLESNDVRLIDVLLKPEICVFEPLWTVIPSNKAILPILWSLFPHHPYLLDTSFTINDELRQTGYAIKPIAGRCGANINLVDGQDEILDQTSGKFHQQENIYQELWLLPNIADRYIQVCTFTVGGHYGGACLRSDPSLVIKKDSDIEPLWVLDDDFLKQS, encoded by the coding sequence ATGACTTTGAAGGATTATGAATATGAGCCTTTTGGTGCATTACTAGGATATGCACCTGGCGGCGTTGCAATCTATTCATCAGATTATGATTCATTATCAGACGTTGAAAAAGAGAATGATTTTTCTTTTCGTAGTTATATTGGTAATGAATACATGGGATATAAGTGGCAATGTGTCGAGTTTGCCCGCCGCTTTTTATATCTCAATCATGGTGTTGTTTTTACTGATGTTGGCATGGCTTACGAAATTTTCTGTTTGCGCTTTTTACGCAGAGTTGTCGATGATGAATTATTACCTTTAAAAGCGTTCCTAAATGGTAGCCAAGCAAAACCAGTTGAAGGAGGGTTATTAATTTGGGCTGAAGCAGGCGAATTTAGTAAAACAGGTCATATTGCTGTCATTACACAAGTCTTCGATGACAAAATTCGTATTGCTGAACAAAACGTGATTCATCATAAATTGCCTATTGGTCAGCAATGGACACGGGAATTACCTCTGAATTATGAAGAGGGCAATTACACCATTGTTGATACATTTGCCGATACCAATATTCTAGGTTGGATGCTACAAACTGAAAATGATGAATATGCTTATTCTGAACCCAGTATTAATCCTGAATTACTGCAAATTCATGCGGAACGATTAGATAATCGGGTTGATTTTAGCCAGACATGGTTAGATGAATCTAATCTAATTGAAAAAGCGTATATCCAAGCTAATCATGGCTGCAACTTAAATAAAGATCCTCACGAATATTTTACTATTTCTAGTACAGCTGAGAATCAATTAATACAAGCGACAAATGAAGTCCATCTTATGTACCTGCATGCTACAGAGAAGGTATTAAAAAGTGATGAGTTGTTAGAATTATTTGATATTCCAAAAGTATTATGGCCGCGTATTCGTTTATCATGGAAAAACCGTCGTCATGATATGATCACCGGAAGACTCGATTTTTGTTTAGATGAACGAGGCTTAAAAGTTTATGAATATAATGCGGATTCAGCTTCATGCCATACTGAAGCTGGATTAATTATTAATAAATGGGCGAAAGTTGGCCAACTTGAAAAAGGCAGAGATTCTAGCCGCTACTTAACAGAATTACTGGCTAACTCATGGAAACATTCAACGGCGAAACCGTTTATTCATATCATGCAGGATGTTGATAGTGAAGAAGATTATCATTCACAATTTATGGCTCATGCCATTATTGAAGCGGGTTTTGAATGTAAAATAATCCATGGGTTAGATGAACTGATTTGGAATGAAACAGGGCAAGTCATTGATAGTGAAGGCAGAGTATTAGAGTGTGTTTGGAAAACTTGGGCTTGGGAAACGGCACTTGAACAAATTCGTCAGGAATGTGGTGGTGATTATGAATCCTCAACATTACAAATATGCACAGGCCAATTGGAAAGTAATGATGTAAGGTTAATTGATGTTTTACTAAAACCTGAAATTTGTGTGTTTGAACCATTGTGGACGGTTATTCCAAGCAATAAAGCTATCTTACCAATACTGTGGTCACTATTTCCGCATCATCCTTATCTTTTGGATACCAGTTTTACAATTAATGATGAGTTACGCCAAACAGGTTATGCAATAAAACCAATAGCTGGGCGTTGTGGGGCGAATATCAATTTAGTTGATGGACAAGATGAAATTTTAGATCAGACTTCTGGTAAGTTTCATCAACAAGAAAATATCTACCAAGAATTATGGCTACTACCAAATATTGCAGATCGTTATATTCAGGTGTGCACGTTTACTGTTGGTGGGCATTATGGCGGAGCATGTTTGAGATCTGATCCCTCATTGGTTATCAAAAAAGATAGCGATATAGAGCCACTTTGGGTACTGGATGATGATTTTCTGAAACAGTCTTAA
- the yfcD gene encoding NUDIX hydrolase YfcD, whose translation MAEENEVVEWVDIVNDKNEVIAQATRRQMRAENLRHRATYIVVHDGMGKILVQKRTDTKDFYPGLLDATAGGVVTQGENILEAAKREAEEELGIAGVPFAEHGVFYYEGDNCRIWGGLFSCVSHGPFALQECEVVEVSWLTPDEISARCDEFTPDSLKALSLWLTRNNETDKTIICSNT comes from the coding sequence ATGGCAGAAGAAAACGAAGTGGTTGAATGGGTTGATATCGTTAATGATAAAAATGAAGTAATTGCTCAGGCCACTCGTCGGCAGATGAGAGCAGAAAACTTACGTCATCGAGCCACTTATATTGTTGTTCATGACGGTATGGGAAAAATTTTAGTACAAAAAAGAACAGATACTAAAGATTTCTATCCTGGATTACTCGATGCAACTGCGGGGGGCGTTGTCACTCAAGGTGAAAATATTCTTGAGGCGGCAAAACGTGAAGCTGAAGAAGAGCTTGGGATCGCAGGTGTTCCTTTTGCGGAGCATGGTGTGTTTTATTATGAAGGTGATAATTGCCGGATCTGGGGCGGCTTATTTAGCTGTGTAAGTCACGGACCTTTTGCTTTACAAGAGTGTGAAGTGGTTGAAGTCAGTTGGTTAACACCAGATGAAATTAGTGCCCGTTGTGATGAATTTACGCCAGATTCTCTTAAAGCACTCTCATTATGGTTAACGCGCAATAATGAAACTGATAAAACTATTATATGCAGTAATACTTAA
- a CDS encoding TIGR01777 family oxidoreductase, protein MRILITGGTGLIGTPLVQRLVGRNDKVTVLSRSPQKVYSLFCEAVECWTSLQDKTDLNDFDAVINLAGEPITEKRWSEEQKKLLCNSRWNVTQRLAELINASKTPPHTFLSGSAVGYYGDQGQAVVTESEEPHDEFTHMLCQRWESLALDAQSESTRVCLMRTGLVMSLKGGALAKVLPIFKMGAGGPIGTGKQYMPWIHINDMVSAICYLLDNPTLSGPFNMTSPYPVHNDQFAAMLGEVINRPAFVRTPAFAVKAMLGEAATMLLGGQQAIPKRLEEAGFQFEFIELRIALEDLFAHEKNENNGD, encoded by the coding sequence ATGCGGATTCTCATTACTGGCGGTACAGGGCTGATAGGTACTCCTCTTGTTCAGCGACTTGTCGGACGCAACGACAAAGTAACGGTATTGAGCCGTTCTCCGCAAAAAGTCTATAGCCTTTTTTGTGAAGCGGTTGAATGTTGGACTTCTTTACAAGATAAGACAGATCTCAATGATTTTGACGCGGTAATTAATCTCGCTGGAGAACCCATTACAGAAAAGCGTTGGAGCGAAGAACAAAAAAAATTGCTTTGCAATAGTCGTTGGAATGTCACTCAGCGTTTAGCCGAATTAATCAATGCCAGCAAAACGCCCCCCCACACTTTTTTATCCGGTTCTGCGGTGGGTTATTATGGTGACCAAGGACAAGCTGTTGTTACCGAGTCAGAAGAGCCACATGATGAATTTACCCATATGTTATGCCAGCGCTGGGAGTCGTTAGCGCTTGATGCGCAATCTGAATCAACTCGGGTTTGTTTAATGCGTACTGGGCTTGTAATGTCATTAAAAGGTGGCGCACTAGCCAAAGTCCTCCCAATTTTTAAAATGGGTGCTGGCGGGCCAATTGGTACCGGCAAACAATATATGCCGTGGATCCATATCAATGATATGGTGAGTGCTATCTGCTATCTATTGGATAACCCGACGTTATCAGGTCCATTCAATATGACATCACCTTATCCCGTACATAATGATCAATTCGCCGCTATGCTAGGTGAAGTCATTAACCGCCCTGCTTTTGTTCGCACACCCGCATTTGCCGTTAAAGCCATGCTCGGTGAAGCCGCAACCATGCTACTGGGTGGTCAACAAGCTATCCCTAAACGGTTAGAAGAAGCTGGATTTCAATTTGAATTCATTGAACTAAGAATCGCTTTAGAAGATTTATTTGCTCATGAGAAAAATGAAAATAATGGCGATTAA